In Pseudomonadota bacterium, the following are encoded in one genomic region:
- a CDS encoding carbohydrate binding domain-containing protein — MKIKHIMMINFFLIFLTMVVPVESNANLITNGDFENDYSFWTPSHIDGSGGHRDWGGVHGGFFLLNDGGSPESDPAISQTIYGLQVGKTYTVKWDQLYHYPDYPGDIGFGVFLNNQPENPIALNGSTALDIWQTFSTTFNAAGTSAVLYFAAELDQRTPGVFTRTDMGYGIDNVSVTMAPVPLPSALLLFAPGLAGLAAIRRRFTK, encoded by the coding sequence ATGAAAATCAAACACATTATGATGATTAATTTTTTCTTAATTTTTCTGACAATGGTGGTCCCTGTCGAATCAAATGCCAACCTTATCACTAATGGCGATTTTGAGAATGATTACAGTTTTTGGACACCCAGCCATATCGATGGTTCAGGAGGTCACAGAGACTGGGGTGGTGTACATGGAGGATTCTTTCTTTTGAATGATGGCGGAAGTCCCGAGTCAGACCCTGCTATCTCACAGACTATTTACGGGCTCCAGGTAGGGAAAACATATACTGTAAAATGGGATCAACTTTATCATTATCCTGACTACCCGGGCGATATTGGATTCGGGGTTTTTTTGAACAATCAACCTGAAAACCCTATTGCCCTCAACGGCTCTACTGCTCTTGATATATGGCAGACTTTTTCAACGACCTTCAATGCTGCCGGAACTTCAGCCGTGCTTTATTTTGCAGCCGAACTGGATCAAAGGACCCCTGGAGTATTTACGCGAACCGACATGGGTTATGGTATTGATAATGTGTCAGTAACAATGGCACCTGTGCCCCTTCCTTCAGCATTGCTTCTTTTTGCTCCCGGCCTTGCCGGTCTTGCAGCAATAAGGAGAAGATTCACAAAATAA